The genome window TTCGGACCCACGGGTGGGCAGCCATGGCAATCccattaaatatatataatatgatcTCTCCCTCTCTCGTCGCCAGGTAAATACTTTGCCACTGGCTCGGCGGACGCGCAAGTCTCCTTGTGGGATGCCAACGAGCTGGCCTGCCTGCGCATGATCAGCCGCCTGGAGTGGCCCGTCCGCACCATATCGTTCAGCCACGACGAGCGAATGATTGCCTTGGCCAGCGAGGACCTCATCATCGACATTGCGTTCACGGAGACGGGCGAGCGGGTCACCGACATCCACGTGGACGCCTCCACGTTCACGGTGGCCTGGCATCCGAAGCAGTACCTGCTGGCCTACGCCTGCGATGAGAAGGACAACGATCGGCGACGCGACGCTGGCAACGTAAAGATATATGGCTTTTCGGAATAAAGCAACCTAGTTTAAGGCGCATCTGATGGTAAAGACCACCCTGTTTGCTTTCCCATTACCTTTTCGAGTGTGACTTTATCGACGTACCTGGCCGCCGATGATGCACTTTGGAGTTAACTGGGTCACGTTGCTGGCCGAGCTAACATTCTGGATTATCAATTGCCGGGCTTCGTCGGCGGACGTGTTCGTGGCAGCCATTTCGGTTTTATCATCTTTGGCTCACTTTTATGGCTTTGCCGGACCCAGCTGATGTGGTCTGCTGTCCAGGAGCTGCTCAAGACTGCAAGCACTTTGCTTTTATCATGCAAATAACGACGCTGGCGGATGCGGGTGCTGACCCAATGTATGTAGTTTTACGGCAATGGCTTCCTGCTTCTTAAGCTATTAATCAGTGTCAGCTTTTGGAGGGCTTAATCCCCGAAAGAAAGTGGCTGTATGAGTGGCGACCATTAGCCAGGCAAACTGGAGAGGCACGAGGTCAAGTTTTGGGGCGCTGTCCAAGTCCCGAGTGGGTGGGTTGTGTCAATTGTTGTGGCTCTTACTTTCTGCACGCGGCGCAagtggcaaacaaacaagcgaGCTAACACGGCGTGTGTAGCATCACTCGCATCGCAGCATCGCCATTTGTATGCCGTCCAAGTGCATTTCCCGCCAAGTGCAGCGCACTCCAATCCCCTCCGCCCGCGCAGCCAGCCATCCACTCGAAGCCACGTCAATATTTTCTTTACTAAAAGTTTTCGATAAATTTCGGTTTCGAGCTGCCAGCTGCCGTTAGTTGCTCGGGGGAGGGGAGGGGAGCGGATTGCATTCGTTGGTAAATATAATTTACAGTTAATTGTTGTCAGTGGATTGAAGGAGCATTTTTGGCCAAGTAATGAATACTTTAAATAGCCATCGTTTTCACTTGCTCGCATTGCCTATATTTACCATACACACATAATGCAATCTTCATTTGCTAACTATatcttatattatatattatattaaattccaATTTGGCTTATACTTCCAATGGGTTTTCTTATCAGAGCGAAACAGAATTTCTACATTATTTCTACGTCGTTACATGTACACCATGTACACACGTGTAAAACTTTAACAGCCAGCTTACCCCTTTCTATTCAGCACAGCTGTAAAGTAAGCATGCAGACTGTTAGTTTACATAGCTCGGTTTGTCGCATGCGATAAGTGCGACATTTCTATATGGAATGGAATAGAACGCTTCTGTTAAAATTTCCCCTTCTGATGCAAATGTTACTGGAATGTAATGAATGcaataaaatgttattttcGACATATTCTCAAATCTGTGCAGGAATTGCAAGTAAAACAGGCATGTAATgtaaaaaacattatatttcatattttagttttatttatttcaattttacaCCAAATATCGAAAACTAAAGAAGCTACAGCTAATTACTTTTTTATTCTTACTAATTACTTTGGCTTTCACTCAATACAAATATGCGTTACTATATGACTTTTAAACttataatttaagaaaaaaaGGGAGAAAAGAGAAAAATTATGTTGTGAATAAATTTGCTTGCTACActtatgcaaatggaaaagtgGCGTGTCTTCCGAATTGCAGCAGTTGTTCTTCAACTCGCAAGATAATAGTCAATTGATCGGAAAGGCAAACATacaaaaaaaagtaataaaacTTAGAGCAGCAAATACTTTTTGGGCCACTTGCCCTGCCCCTCGCACACTTTTCAATTCTGCTGTCACTTTGGACAAACTTTGACGATGCGGATTTCTTTGGTGGGCGTGGAGCCGGACGACTGGAATTTATGTTGGCTGTCGTCGGGACTTATTCGCTTTCGACTGCTGTTTTCCCCAGAGCGAAGTACCGAAATTCAAGTGCCCGTAAATTGGCCAGAACTTTGTTTTCAGTTGGCTGCAGTTGAAGTGAGCAGTTGGTGTGAGCTGATTTCAAATAATTTCCTGTGGACTTGTATCCTTGCAAAAAAGAACTTATAACTATTGTTTTTTTGTCTTTGGCAACTTTCTAGTCTGttgaaattatttcaattgcgatgaaaagtttaaacaaaatattcagATTTGCTAAAGGAAAATTTGGCGCCTTAATTTAAATTCTTGCAGTGCTGCAAATTACTTGCCGCACCAACAGTTCCATAAGGGTTCGAGTCGTTGCTACACCTTATTCCACGATACTTATCGATAACAACGATTGAAAGTTGAAACTTAATAGGCGCTGCCACTTAAGTTACAAGAAATCGATAGTCGATAATCATTTTATATCTGGTAGCACTGCCTTAAATCACATTCATTTGTATTGAATTCTAGATAATTCCGTACAAAAAAACGCCGTTTAGTGGGCTTAAGCAATTATAGGGGAATCCTCAATAATTCCCAATTTCCTCTACCGGTGAAGCAGCAAGATGTCCGTGCGCCACGACTGGTACCAGTCGGAGACCAAGGTGGTCATCACCGTGCTCCTGAAGAACGCCGTCGAGAAGAACTACGCTGTGGAGATAACCCAGAACCGAGTCCACATGACGGCGGATGGCTACGAGTTGGACCTGAAGCTGCTTCATCCCATTGTTGTGGAGCGGTCCTCCTACAAGGCCTTCTCCACCAAAGTGGAAATCACACTGGCCAAGGAGACGGGAATTCGGTGGGAGAATCTGGAGGAGGCCATCGTGGCTGCGCCGGTGCAACCCAAGGCCAAGAACTGGGACCAGCTGGTCAACGAGGAGGAGAAGATCGACGAGAAGGAGGCCAAGGGCGAGGCGGCACTCACCAACCTGTTCAAGAAAATCTACAGCTCATCCTCGCCCGAGGTCCAAAAGGCCATGAACAAGTCCTTCTCGGAGTCGGGAGGCACCGTGCTCAGCACCAACTGGAATGAGGTGGGCAAAGAAAAAGTCACAGTGAAGCCTCCAAATGGAACCGAGTTCCGCGAGTGGGATAAGTAGGCGAAATAGCCCTACTCCTTGTATTTATAGAGTCAGCGAGAGAGATTATCAGAGAATAATTACTATAATGTGTACATTTTGTGGATTGTCGACTTAAATTACCAAGTACAGAAGAGAGTCATGAGGAAAACAGTGGCAATAAACGCATAAAAAGAACTTCAGAAACACGAACATGTTTATATTTCCTAGAAAAGAACTAGGATGTAATGTAAATTAAAAATCACCACATAAACACTCTTACGAGCACCTCACAacataaatgtatttaaattaatattctGTAGCATAGCACTTTATTTCTGATAATTATAGTGTCTACGAATAAAGTGGTAAcgaataaatttgaattaaCAGTTTTCATCAGCCTTTTTTTAATTAGAGCATTTTAAAAAAGCGCAATAAAGTTTGGAAAGAAACTGTCGTTGatggtttttatttcattattcatttttatctCACAACGAAGAACTCCTGAATCCACCCCCGCACTCAACCGAAACGTTCTCAGCGAAAACAGCTGATCGGCAGACCGGGTAGCAGATACGTGTAAAAATAAACGCACAATTACTTTTGGCTCGCACAAATCGGTCTGCAATTCCCAAAGACTCCGAAATGTACAAGAATCTGGAGGAGCACAACCGGCTGGTTAACAAATACCTGAAGATATTCTTCGTCGTGTCGCTCTACTGGTGAGTAATGCATGAGAACCACCCATCTGTGCGCCGCCTGCAGGTCGATGTCTTCCACAGGTGCACCTCGATATTGACGGTATTCGTGAATAAGCACCTGCTGAGCAGCGATACAGTGAACCTGGGAGCTCCGCTCTTCATGTCCTGGTTCCAATGCGTGGTTTCCACAGTGATATGTTTCGCGGCAAGTCGGCTGAGCAGGAAGTACCCCTCGGTATTTACGTTTCCCGAGGGAAATCCCCTGGACATCGACACCTTCCGCAAGATCCTGCCTCTATCTGTGCTCTATACCCTGATGATTGGGGCCAACAACCTGTCGCTGTCCTACGTCACAGTGGCCTTCTACTACATCGGTCGCTCCCTGACCACCGTGTTTAGTGTGGTCCTCACCTACGTGATTCTCCGCCAACGAACCAGCTTCAAGTGCCTGCTGTGTTGCGGCGCCATTGTCGTTGGATTCTGGCTGGGAGTGGACCAAGAAAGCCTGACGGAGGTCTTCTCCTGGCGGGGAACCATCTTTGGAGTGCTAAGTTCGCTTGCCTTGGCCATGTTTTCTATTCAGACAAAGAAATCGTTGGGTTATGTCAACCAGGAGGTGTGGCTGCTTAGCTACTACAATAATCTCTACTCCACTTTGCTCTTCCTGCCCCTGATCATCATCAATGGCGAGCTGGAGAGCATTATCACGTATCCACACCTGTGGGCTCCTTGGTTCTGGGCCGCAATGACGCTTAGTGGCCTTTGTGGCTTCGCCATTGGATTTGTCACAGCGCTGGAAATCAAGGTAATCAAGCAATTCACGTGTTAATCGCTTATCTAGCCCGATCGATATTTCAGGTCACATCCGCCCTGACGCACAATATCTCGGGAACGGCCAAGGCCTGCGCTCAAACGGTGATCGCCACCCAGTACTACCATGACGTTCGATCGGCTCTCTGGTGGACCTCCAATGTGGTGGTCCTGGTGGCCAGCGCCGCCTACACCCGCGTCAAGCAGCTGGAGATGATGCGCCAGCACCAACAACGCAGCACCGCCACCCAGAAGGCCTGAATGCAATTAAAAGCCGCCAAAGTGAAGTAGACTGTTTAGGACTCTAGGAGATGTAAGTTTAAAGTATGCACAAACAATCCATCAACAAAAATACATAGGCTTCTGTATTAACTAATTGGAGGCAACTGCTTCTTGGGGTTCCGCCGGCTCTGTCTGCTTTTTGGCCCCATCCCTTTTCACCTTCGCCGTGCTCTTGTCCCACATCTCTGGAACGTAGAGAAAGGGATCGATTTTCAGCTGCTCACTGCTGGGCGGGCTCTTCAGCAGGACACGTGTGATGAAACGTCCCTCGCGCTTGGGCCTCATAGTGTTGACATCCTGCAGTAGGAACCTGATGTTCTCCTCAAGCTTCTGGACATCCATATCCAAAGTGCCCACACTGGCGGTGATCAGGCCAAAATTTTGCTGGTACTCATCCTTGACTGCACTGTAGCTAATGCCGCTGGAGAACTTGACGATCATCTCGGCCAGGTTGGTGCCCAGCGTCTCGCTCTTGGGATTTGGGAACTTGCGTTTCATCAGGCCTCGCAGGGCCACCAGCTCGGCCAGTATATTCGGATGGGCAATGACGTACTGGTAGTCGGAGAGCAGCAGTTCGCCGCTGGTAATGTCCTTAATGAGCTCCACGCCGCCGACTAGCGAGGCGCCAGCTTCCCTGGCCTCCAGGACTTCATTCTGGGAATTAATTTAATGTTATTTTAAGATTTTGTACTAAGGAGCTGCACTCACATTTCCCTTGGTGAAAACTATGATCTTCCGCTCCTCGCCGTGGTCAAACTTGTGCGGAATCATGGCCATGCGCTGGAAGTTATCCACAAAACGTGTGATCTTCTCCGCCTGCATGTTGAGTTCAATATTCAAATTGAGGGGAGCATTGGGCACGTTGTACATGCTGGGATGATGCGTCTCCCGATGGCACTGGATGGCTTCCTGCACCGAGTACACTGGCCAGCGGTAGTAGCGCCCCACATAGCAGTCATCTTTGGGCACCTGTTTCCAGGAGTCATCCACATGTTTGTCCGCCCGTTTCACGTTGATTCTAGAGCAGAACGATGGTTAATCCGGTGTTATGGGCATCGAGCTGACAACCTACTTCTTGTTGCGCTGGTTGTGCGGGATGAATCCAACCTTCTTCACTTCCACCTTGACTTTCTTCTTGCGGGCCTTCTCCCGAGTTCCTTTACGGGCCGCCTCGCTCACGGCGGAAAGGTGCAGCAGGCGGAGGGGCTCCACCGTGCTCTGGCGCAGGGCCAGTGCCCTCATTGAGGACAGAATGGACTGCATTTCTTTGAGAAATATTACTATTTACCGGAATGCAAACCTCTCGCTTTGCATAACCTCGCCGGCCGGAACTGCCAACTCTTCGCCGGAAAACTTAAGTTTACCACACTGTAGCCGATAAAAAGCATGAACACGAACCATGGTTGTGAGCTTGGCTAATAGTATGGCTAGAGCACGTATTTGAAATCAATGTTTTCAACGGGCTTTTTCCAAAACTATTGGGAACTGCGTTTATTCGAATAATGCACAGGTTCATTCTCAATTTCTAACTCATAAATTgtaaaataacatttaaccACATATTCTACagcattttaaatattctttaTTTTAAGAAATCCACTATATGGCTGATTAACTATATTCTAAGAGAGCTTAGGAAATCAGCAAAGAGATCAAAACACTGCCCGTACTCTCTATAAATAAATCTCAAAATTTTCAACTTTTCCGATGTGTTCAAAAGCGCCGTACCGCTCAGAATAGCTTCGACCGACGAGCGGAACGGACGTATACGGAATTTCCAAGCCGCGGAAAATCGCGAGTATCCGTGAgggagagagacagagagagcgagcgagtGACCGATGAAAATTCCGCGGCGGGGCGGACGACCGAGTGTGCAAGTAGGAAAAGTGCAAGTAataatttgttattgtttttcctttCAACAAAACACCAAAAATAGACCGACAACCTTGCGCATAAACCCATTAAACAAAAGAAGCGCAGCCAGGAAGAAAAGTCGAGCGGAGAAAAGAAAAATGTGTGTATTCAATGTGTGGCAACAGTTTCGATATAACGTTCGGAAAGTGGCGAAAGTAATGGGGGCCGCCGACTTCAGATACACATGATCTGCTCGCAGCACCAGCCATCCACCCATCCACCCAttcaaccacccacccactgaTCCACCGGTCCACGTccgtccatccatccatcccaTCCAGCACATTTCTCCGCGAGTGCGTGCACTTTCGCATAAATTGGAAATATTAATTGCGTGTAACCTAAAAGTGGAATAAAGGAAGTGTTGCGCACTTTGCGAGGGGCGATCGAGAAGAGGGCCAGCGGCACACTGGGTGTGTGGTGGCGTAGTGCGATCGCCATGGGGAGGCAAACAAAAGAGTGTCAGCGTTTTATAAATAGTTTGGTTTGCGGCgtgattttatttgttcttcGGCGGGCCTCCCGACGCACGATGGCATCCAGTTGTTGAGCCAAAACCGTAATCAAGACCCAAAACACAATAACACAGTGCATTCCGGATCGGTTCTCCGTTTCGGTTAAGTGACCACACGCGTGCATATTTTTGGGAAATATTCAAAACTTTCGCACATGTGGGGAAACGTGCTGAAATGggattttcgaaaatattgTTTACATTTCGCGCATTTAATCGTTACACTTTAGGACTCGAtcgtgtgtgtctgtgtgtttgtgtgtgtgcttggcGGCGGACGTTCCACATTGGTCTTCCTCTTCTATAAACAATTTCTCGATTTTGATAATTCTCGGATATTCTTGTCTTGTGTGCGTTTTTAGTGGCGAATCGGGCAGAGTAAACAAACAAGTTCCTTTTGAGCGATATCGAGATGGAGTGGGACAAGCCCCCTCCGCCGCCGCAACCACCGCCGAAGCCCCGACGAACTCGATCCCGGCAGAATGTCCTGCACTACGAGTCCTTGCCCACCGCTCCGCCGGCGATGTGCGGTCGCACGGAGGAGAACATCTTCCAGTTTCCGGCGGTGGCCTCCCGTGCCCGCAATCTCTCCGCCTCCCCGAAATTCGAGAGGAAAGAGGCCAAGGATCTGCCCGTCTGCGAACTGGGCAAGCACTCCTGCTCCAAGTGCCAGCCTTATCGGGCGGATCGGGGCACCATCGAACCGCTGAAAACTCGCCTCAACTCCGCAATCGAAGCCATGGACGAGCTGACCCGCACGTACGCTTTGCTGGAGGGATTTCTGGAGCACCGATTAGCCACCATCGCCGACAACGAGGCGGGTGAACGGGAAGCTGAGCTGGCAgctgttgatgatgatgatgttccTTCCACTAGTCAATCCGCCAATCAGCATCCACCCACCAAGCCGCCTCGCTCCAACAATACTGACCATCAGTTCGATCTAGAGCACTCCCTTACCTGGCTAGAATCTCTGTTGGGGACTGAGGTGGTGCCGCCCTTCAAGCAGGGAAAGTTTAAACGGTAATGATTATCTGCGTCGATTgtaattcaaaaacaaaattacaCTTTTTTATACAGTATTCGCGAGCGTAGCAAGTCCATGATGGAGGAGGACATAAACGTGTTCATGAAGGGCGATCGTCCCAGTCTAAAGCTGAGCTCGTCGCGACCATATATCCTGAGGCGTCAGAGCACCTACAGCGACAACAAGGCCAAGGTGTCCAAGTGGACAAAGGTCAAGGCCGCCTTCAAGTGGGAGCGGGCAAATGTGCCGCCTTCGGGACCAGGTGCTCCGGAAAACCACGTCTTGATGCCACTCAACCATGAGGTGGAGAGGTTTGTATTGCGGATTATTACTCCCATTGGCGCCAGATATATAATGCTCATTTATTTTTCAGATACCTCAAGGTGCCCATTAGCGCGGCTGCCGGCAGCAGTTCCGCAGACAGCATCATCAGCTCCTCCTCTGGTCATATTATGAGTGATACGGGTGGAACACCTGGTACAATCAGTTCGGCCAGCTCCATGGATGATCTTGAGGCCACCACCCGCCAGAATTACCGTAATGCtctttataataattaatttacagCTCGTTAGAGTAATGTCAACTCTTTCCAGGTCGTGATTCCTCTAAAAGTGATACCCGCTGCGAATCCCGCGACTCCAACTATGAGGTGGAGTTACGAAAATCCGCTACTGACGAACGCCTGGACAATATTAAATCCTCAGTTTCGGCACTACCAACCAAATCATCATCCAGCAAGTCGTTGCGAAGGTCGAAAGCCTTTTCCGACTTTGAGGTCCTGCCAGAGGATCATGTGGCGGAGATTAAGGCCACCAGCAGTCGTCGACAAAAGGTTCCACCGAGTCCACTGAATCTCAACCAGGTGAACCAGATGTATAGTGATCTGCCACAACTGCACTCTCCGCTCAAGAGTCCCAAGGATTCGCGCATGCGCCGAGTCCATTCGCCGGGCACCTCCTCCGTGCCCAGCAGTCCTTCCAGGCAATCGGATTTCTTTGGTGAATTTGGTGGGTCCAAGAGGGGGATGGTTTCAGTCCACAATCCCCTTGTCATTACGAAACTTCTTTAACCTTATGGTATTTTGCAGAGAGCGAGGATCTGTCCAGTGGTGATTTCTCGGAACCCACTACGCCAAACTGTAAGAATTTCCCACAGAACGCAGATGACGAGATATTTCAACATTATCAACTTCTCGTACTCAAACTAGATTCAGAGTTTAAGGGCAAGCAACTCGAGTTAGAGCGTTCCAGCGCCAGCAACCGCAGTAGGGATCCTCAAAAACATTGAAAACATATCCAATAAACCTCTAATCGATGCTAACCCACCATTTTAGGTGTCAAACTGGGAAGTGGAGCAgccggaggaggagctggTAGTGGAAAGCGCAGCAGTGAGGAGCACTCGCCCACCCAACTGTTGCACAACGAACTCATGTCCACAGCCCAGCTGGAACAGAATCTTACCCCACAGTTCAAAAAGAAGTTAACCAAGTGGCGAGCCAAGCAGCAAAATTGCTCTGCAGGATCGATAACCTCATCAGAACCCGCAGCAAGTCCCACGGCCAAGAGCCAAAGTGGGGATGTTAAGCCCAAGATCGACTGGAACCTGTGGAGTATGGGTCAAGTGAAGTTAGAGGGCCAAGGATTGTGCACTTTGCCTGATCAGAAGGATCTGCCCGAGAAGTTTCAGAAGAAGTTGGGTTGGTATTTGGCAAGGTTTTCCCTTCATagtcatatttaataatatgCCTTGCCCACAGAGCAGTGGAATCGGTTGAAGTGCGCTCCTGGTGGTGGCACTACCTCGGACAATGACTCCCTGAAGCGAGGATCCAAGCACAGTCAGTCCACAAGAAGGGGATCCGATGACGATCGATGGTACAAGCATAGGCCGCACGAGAAAGAGAAGTTTGTAGACAGCCGAAAATCCTTCTCTTTAGAAGACTAATCCTTGAATATTTGGATAGATTGTCCCGCCTAAAGGCCATTGTGGTACCGGATCATACCAAGAATATTGAGGTCAAGACTTCGGATGGAGAGGTGATGAAGTTTGAGGGCATCTCGAGGAAGTTCACTAGGAAGCTTTACGAGTGGGAGAAAGCTAGGGGAATTGGGCCGGAAGCATCCACCTTTGCTCTGCTGCATCCTGGTTACTGTCCCATAGATGTGAGGCGCATCAACAAGGAGTGCAATAAAGGTGAGTATGGAACTATCTGATCGATCTGAAGTTAATTCTTAACTTTTCTATAGTGGCAGCGGATCACTCGCCGACGCTCAGCCGTTCACTGTCCCTGGACAGCGTGTCACCCAACTGCAACCTGGCCCAGGCCATCTCCCAGCAGGCTTCATCCCTCTCTCTAAACGACGTCAACGATCTGAAGGAAGTCGAGGACACCGACGCCCTCACCGATCACGAGTTCAAAAAGTACGACGAGCCGGAGGCTGTGAtggtggaggtggaggagcACATTCACGACACCGCCTCTCCACTGGTCACCGCTCACACTCTGGTGGAGCAGCAGACGCCTATATATAAGTACGAGGAGGTGCAGTGTAATGACTATGTGTAGGTGCCATTTGGAATACCCGATCCTCCGTAAACTGATGGCTTCTCATTCCCTCCAGTAATTCGCGTCGCGTCCAGAGCTTCGAGTCGCACACAAATCTGGCTCCCTTGCTGGGAGCACTGAAACGTGCCGATGAGCTGTTTGGCCAATTGAAGAATGCCTCGCCCGATCTGCTGGAACACCCGTCCATGCGGGACTGCCAGGCCGCATTGCTGAGCATTCGTAGCATTTATCCGTACTACTCCAACAACCTGATGAAGGCGGGCGTGCTCAACGCCATATCCGATGTCCAGAGCGAACTGGGACGACTGACCGAGCTAGTGAGATGCACCGACAATTAAAAATATGAGTTATTTGTTTACTAATTTGTTTGCTAAATACTTGTCATTTCAGAGCCAAAAATCGCCTTTGGACGAAGCCTGCTGCCAGGAAACCATGCAAGAGCGAACGCTGGAGTATCTGGAGGAACTCCAAGGACTGTATGAATGCCTGCAGTGCCTTAAGCTAAGCATACGTAAGCATTTCTTCCACTTAAGCGTACCTTATTCGAATCTTAATGACCTTGTAGAGGGTGGAAGCAACCGGTATCCCCGAGACATAGTGCCAGATATAAACATCACCAGCGAGGATGGGCAGCAGTTGGACTCCAGTTCGGCCTATGCCACCTGCGACAACTCCAGCCGGGATCGATTGGCTCAGGATGACAACAGTGCTAGTGCAGCTTCCCCGATGGAGCATGAAACGGAGACCAGCACCACAACGGGCACTTTGTGCCGCTCCAGTTTGCCAACCGTGAATGCCAATCCGATTGCCAATAATGGTGTAACCAGTGCAACTGCCTCTGCTAAGAAAAAACTGCTGCGACTGCGAAAAATGGGTTCCCGGCAGAACAGCAAGAcggagagcgacagcagcgatGCGGATACCCACTCGGTTTTGGAGACACCGCGCCGATTGCGCCGCAAGAATTTCCGGCTGAAGCAGCGCTCCTTGGATGATGACTTCCGGTTGAGCTCGACGACAAATGAACATGATGTGGCTACTGCCAGAGAAGACATAGTCTACGGGTCACTGAAGGTTAAGCCGGGCGAACTGATTGAGCAGAGTCAGTGCGTGGCACCTGCTCCAGTGCACCTCGTTTTACATGATCCATCCATATCTTCCTCCGCATCCACCACTCCTCTCACTTCAACCACTCCTTCCTCAACAGTTACTCCACCCACAAAGCTGGGAGCCTTTATTCCTCCTCCTCTGCCAGAACACAATCGGACATACAACACTAATGCCAATGTCTTCGTGAAGACCAAACGAAAACTCTTCACTACCATCCCACAACCAAGTGCCGCGGAAGGCCTAGCTGTGATAGAAAAGGAGCTGGACAGTCCCACGGAGGAGAAATCGGAAAAGTTGGACAAACCTGAGAAGTCAAGATGTCTCAAGCCCCTTAATCTGTACAAGTCCATTAGTTTGGACCGTATAACCCATCCGCCCTGCAAAGAAGAACTCCGGAAATGTCAAAGTAGCGAACACTTCCGGCGGGGAATCCTATTTGTGCGACCGCCACTGGCTAGTGATAGCATCGAAAGATTGTCCAAGAAACATCAGGAGTTCTCCAGCAATCCTCCAGTTCCGCCTCGGAAAGCCCATCTTTACAAGAAAAACTCTCTGCACAAGTCACACAGTGCAAATGCGAGCAACAAAATTGAGCACAAGATAGCCAAGACTAGCTCAGGACCCAGTTTCTCCCGGGTGCATCCTCCGCCACCGTCGCCTGTTCCGCTAACTCTACCCAATAAACAGGATAACACCCTGCCACGAATCCAGCGTAAACATCCCAATACGCCAACCAAGGCCACTCAGTTCGAGTTTCCGCCACCTCAGATTCTTGCGCCGGAACGTCCAGTCACTCCTCTTTCGGAGAGAGCCATACGCCTCCAGTTGGCCAAGGCGCAGTTTCTTCAAAGTGCTCCAGTTACTCCCCGCCAGGATCCCCAAACTCCAACTAAGGCAACGGAATCTGTGGTGCTTCAAAAGAGCATCAGTGCGGGCAGCATGAGAGGTGGAGCAGGGGGAGGAGCCGCTGTCCATGAGGCCGCACAGCAACAGCATTATCATGACACATCCACGGATCAGGAGAGTGTGGGCCACTCCAGTGCCTACGATAGTTTGCCCAGAGCAGTGAGCCGGAGTGCCAAGATTTCCAGTAAACTGGGATTCGCCACTCTAACCTCAAAGTTACGAAGGGGCAACAAGAAGCCCAAGAATCCACCTCCTAGTCCTGGTAGCGCCCTATCCGCCCTGTGTCGGCAAACCCTAATGGCCGATGTCATAGCCATACCACAGACCTTCGGAACGGAGAAGCCTCCACCAAGTCCCACAGGAA of Drosophila mauritiana strain mau12 chromosome 3R, ASM438214v1, whole genome shotgun sequence contains these proteins:
- the LOC117143864 gene encoding protein SGT1 homolog translates to MSVRHDWYQSETKVVITVLLKNAVEKNYAVEITQNRVHMTADGYELDLKLLHPIVVERSSYKAFSTKVEITLAKETGIRWENLEEAIVAAPVQPKAKNWDQLVNEEEKIDEKEAKGEAALTNLFKKIYSSSSPEVQKAMNKSFSESGGTVLSTNWNEVGKEKVTVKPPNGTEFREWDK
- the LOC117143862 gene encoding 50S ribosomal protein L1 — encoded protein: MQSILSSMRALALRQSTVEPLRLLHLSAVSEAARKGTREKARKKKVKVEVKKVGFIPHNQRNKKINVKRADKHVDDSWKQVPKDDCYVGRYYRWPVYSVQEAIQCHRETHHPSMYNVPNAPLNLNIELNMQAEKITRFVDNFQRMAMIPHKFDHGEERKIIVFTKGNNEVLEAREAGASLVGGVELIKDITSGELLLSDYQYVIAHPNILAELVALRGLMKRKFPNPKSETLGTNLAEMIVKFSSGISYSAVKDEYQQNFGLITASVGTLDMDVQKLEENIRFLLQDVNTMRPKREGRFITRVLLKSPPSSEQLKIDPFLYVPEMWDKSTAKVKRDGAKKQTEPAEPQEAVASN
- the LOC117143863 gene encoding GDP-fucose transporter 1 is translated as MYKNLEEHNRLVNKYLKIFFVVSLYWCTSILTVFVNKHLLSSDTVNLGAPLFMSWFQCVVSTVICFAASRLSRKYPSVFTFPEGNPLDIDTFRKILPLSVLYTLMIGANNLSLSYVTVAFYYIGRSLTTVFSVVLTYVILRQRTSFKCLLCCGAIVVGFWLGVDQESLTEVFSWRGTIFGVLSSLALAMFSIQTKKSLGYVNQEVWLLSYYNNLYSTLLFLPLIIINGELESIITYPHLWAPWFWAAMTLSGLCGFAIGFVTALEIKVTSALTHNISGTAKACAQTVIATQYYHDVRSALWWTSNVVVLVASAAYTRVKQLEMMRQHQQRSTATQKA